One Longimicrobium sp. DNA window includes the following coding sequences:
- a CDS encoding EamA family transporter: MLATAALAWGGMFAVAKPLMGEVDPFALNLVRYGSAAPIFLLVLWASEGRGALATDGHAFRLWWLGTLGFAGFGTFAFLGL; this comes from the coding sequence ATGCTCGCGACCGCGGCGCTGGCCTGGGGCGGCATGTTCGCCGTGGCGAAGCCGTTGATGGGGGAGGTGGACCCCTTCGCCTTGAACCTCGTGCGGTACGGTTCGGCCGCCCCGATCTTCCTGCTCGTCCTCTGGGCATCCGAAGGCCGCGGCGCGTTGGCGACCGATGGCCATGCCTTCCGGCTCTGGTGGCTCGGCACCCTCGGCTTCGCCGGCTTCGGCACCTTCGCCTTCCTCGGCCTTG